A genomic stretch from Microtus pennsylvanicus isolate mMicPen1 chromosome 11, mMicPen1.hap1, whole genome shotgun sequence includes:
- the Tmem97 gene encoding sigma intracellular receptor 2 translates to MGAVAARRCVEWLLGLYFLSHIPITLFIDLQAVLPAELYPQEFSNLLRWYSKEFKDPLMQDPPVWFKSFVFCELVFQLPFFPIAAYAFFKGSCRWIRIPAIIYAVHTITTLIPILYTLLLEDFSKAVAFKGVRPENFRERLTLIGVYVPYLIIPIILLLFMLRNPYYKNEEKRKKK, encoded by the exons ATGGGGGCCGTGGCCGCCAGGCGCTGCGTCGAGTGGCTGCTGGGCCTCTACTTTCTCTCGCACATCCCCATCACGCTGTTCATCGACCTGCAGGCGGTGCTCCCGGCCGAACTGTACCCGCAGGAG TTCAGCAACCTGTTGCGGTGGTACTCTAAGGAGTTCAAAGACCCTCTGATGCAAGACCCCCCAGTGTGGTTCAAGTCCTTCGTGTTTTGTGAGCTTGTGTTCCAGCTGCCTTTCTTCCCCATTGCAGCATATGCCTTCTTCAAAG GAAGCTGCCGGTGGATCCGAATCCCTGCCATCATCTATGCAGTTCATACCATAACGACATTAATTCCAATCCTCTATACACTTCTACTTGAGGATTTCTCCAAAGCTGTTGCTTTCAAAGGAGTAAGACCTGAGAATTTCCGTGAACGACTGACCCTCATAGGTGTCTATGTCCCCTACTTAATAATCCCCATTATACTCCTCCTGTTCATGTTGCGGAACCCTTACTACAAGAacgaggagaaaagaaagaagaaataa
- the Ift20 gene encoding intraflagellar transport protein 20 homolog isoform X2, protein MTYLLTATVTPSKQSFSREPGRETAMAKDILGEAGLHFDELNKLRVLDPEVTQQTIELKEECKDFVDKIGQFQKIVGGLIELVDQLAKEAENEKMKAIGARNLLKSIAKQREAQQQQLQALIAEKKMQLERVSFPGLFNLILVLLCICP, encoded by the exons ATGACATACCTCCTGACTGCCACTGTCACCCCTTCAAAGCAGAGCTTCTCTAGGGAGCCTGGAAGGGAAACAG CTATGGCCAAGGACATCTTGGGGGAAGCAGGGCTGCACTTTGATGAGCTGAACAAGCTTCGGGTGTTGGACCCAGAGGTTACCCAGCAGACCATAGAGCTCAAGGAAGAATGTAAGGATTTTGTGGACA AAATTGGCCAGTTTCAGAAAATAGTTGGTGGTCTAATTGAGCTTGTGGATCAGCTCGCAAAAGAAGCGGAGAACGAGAAGATGAAG GCCATCGGTGCTCGGAACTTGCTGAAATCCATAGCAAAACAGAGAGAAGCCCAACAGCAGCAACTGCAAGCCCTAATAGCAGAGAAGAAAATGCAGCTAGAAAG AGTAAGCTTTCCTGGGCTCTTCAATCTCATCTTAGTGCTACTGTGCATTTGTCCCTAA
- the Ift20 gene encoding intraflagellar transport protein 20 homolog isoform X1, whose amino-acid sequence MTYLLTATVTPSKQSFSREPGRETAMAKDILGEAGLHFDELNKLRVLDPEVTQQTIELKEECKDFVDKIGQFQKIVGGLIELVDQLAKEAENEKMKAIGARNLLKSIAKQREAQQQQLQALIAEKKMQLERYRVEYEALCKVEAEQNEFIDQFIFQK is encoded by the exons ATGACATACCTCCTGACTGCCACTGTCACCCCTTCAAAGCAGAGCTTCTCTAGGGAGCCTGGAAGGGAAACAG CTATGGCCAAGGACATCTTGGGGGAAGCAGGGCTGCACTTTGATGAGCTGAACAAGCTTCGGGTGTTGGACCCAGAGGTTACCCAGCAGACCATAGAGCTCAAGGAAGAATGTAAGGATTTTGTGGACA AAATTGGCCAGTTTCAGAAAATAGTTGGTGGTCTAATTGAGCTTGTGGATCAGCTCGCAAAAGAAGCGGAGAACGAGAAGATGAAG GCCATCGGTGCTCGGAACTTGCTGAAATCCATAGCAAAACAGAGAGAAGCCCAACAGCAGCAACTGCAAGCCCTAATAGCAGAGAAGAAAATGCAGCTAGAAAG gtaTCGGGTTGAATATGAAGCTTTGTGTAAAGTAGAAGCAGAACAAAATGAATTTATTGAccaatttatttttcagaaatga
- the Ift20 gene encoding intraflagellar transport protein 20 homolog isoform X3, which translates to MAKDILGEAGLHFDELNKLRVLDPEVTQQTIELKEECKDFVDKIGQFQKIVGGLIELVDQLAKEAENEKMKAIGARNLLKSIAKQREAQQQQLQALIAEKKMQLERYRVEYEALCKVEAEQNEFIDQFIFQK; encoded by the exons ATGGCCAAGGACATCTTGGGGGAAGCAGGGCTGCACTTTGATGAGCTGAACAAGCTTCGGGTGTTGGACCCAGAGGTTACCCAGCAGACCATAGAGCTCAAGGAAGAATGTAAGGATTTTGTGGACA AAATTGGCCAGTTTCAGAAAATAGTTGGTGGTCTAATTGAGCTTGTGGATCAGCTCGCAAAAGAAGCGGAGAACGAGAAGATGAAG GCCATCGGTGCTCGGAACTTGCTGAAATCCATAGCAAAACAGAGAGAAGCCCAACAGCAGCAACTGCAAGCCCTAATAGCAGAGAAGAAAATGCAGCTAGAAAG gtaTCGGGTTGAATATGAAGCTTTGTGTAAAGTAGAAGCAGAACAAAATGAATTTATTGAccaatttatttttcagaaatga